The genomic region TTCCAACGAACGTGGCTGCGGCATGCTCGTCCTTATCTAATAGTTCGTTTCTGAATTTTAAGGCCGAACCAACGCACTGCAATCATATTCGCACGGCGAAACACAAGTTTGATCAACTTTCTTCGGTCACAAGCGGCAGTATTTCGAACGCAAGAGGGCCGGCCGCGGCAACCGCGACCGGCCCTCTTGCGATGGCGATGGTCCTTGTCGTCAGGCCGCAGCAGACTTGACAGCTGAGGTCGCCTTGGCAACCGGCGCTTCGTAGGGCTTGTAGGCGTCCTTGGCGAGATCGGCATACATCTCACCGATCTTCGTTGCCTCGGCCACAAAGCCTTCGTAGCTTGCCTTCACATAATTGGTTTGAAGTTCGAACGCAGCCTCAACGCTCTTGGCATTGGCAAGCTTTTCGAAATGGGCAATTCCGTCTTCGAAGGACTTCTTCGAATAGTCCGCTGCTTCCGTTGCAATGGCCTGAAAGCCCTTGGTCATGGCCGAATAGCTTTTGACAGCAACATCAATGGCTTCTTTGCTCTTCTTGTTCGCATCGTCGAAGTTAAACATCGGGGGTGTCTCCTTTAGACGGCTTAACTGCTTGTCAGTTTATGTGCGGTGCACAAAAAGTCAAGTTCTGTGTGCAACGCAATAAAACACTGTTCTTGCAACGACTTGATGAAAATCGGCAGCTAATCCTGCGATTTTTTTTCACACAGGCGCATTAATATGACTTTTAATGAAAAAACCCGGCCTGATCGCTCAGAACCGGGTCGAAATCTTGACGAATGATCTTGATCTTACAGATCGATGTCGAGGATCGCCATCGAGAAGTTGTACGAAAGCTCCCCATCCTCTTCGTCGCGGAAAACGACACCGAGAAACTCGTCGCCGAGATAGACCTCCGCGGACTCGTCCTTCTTCGGCCGCGCCTTGACGACCATGGACTGGTTGAAGGTACGCTTGAAATAGGCTTCAAGCTTTCGGATCTCTTCGGGCTTCAAATCTTTTCTCCGTGCATGTTTGATTTGCGGCGCTTCTCGCATGCGGAATTACCAAGTGTAAACCCACTTGAAGCGCCGGGCGTCCCTCCAGATTTGCGAAGTCGCCTTATCGTTTTGAATTTCCGTCCAATTTTCTGCACAGTTCGAACTCGGCGCGAGCAGAAACGCCGGATTTAGCGAGGCGCGGCCGGGCCGGCGCTGGCACACCCGGACAGACTCGCACCTGGTTAGATGTCGAAGCTGGTCAGGATCTGGTCCATCTGGCGCGACGGCTCGGAACAACCGGCCTCGCCTACGACCTTTGCCGGAACGCCTGCCACCGTTGTCTTAGGAGGTACCGGCTTCAGCACGACTGAGCCCGCCGCAACGCGCGAGCAATGCCCGATGTGGATGTTGCCAAGTATCTTTGCGCCTGCGCCGATCAACACGCCGTCACCGATCTTGGGATGGCGATCGCTGCCCTCCTTGCCGGTGCCGCCAAGCGTCACCCCGTGCAGGATCGACACGTTGTCACCGATGGTTGCCGTTTCGCCGACCACCAGCCCGGTTGCGTGGTCAAGGAAGATGCCGCGCCCGATCCGGGCGGCAGGATTGATGTCGGTCTGATAGACGCTCGAAGAGCGGCTCTGCAGATACAACGCGAAATCCTTCCGTCCGCGCTTCCACAGCCAGTGGGCAAGGCGATGCGTCTGGATGGCGTGGAACCCCTTGAAATAGAGCACCGGTTCGATGAACCGCGTGCACGCCGGGTCGCGATCATAGACCGCCTGGATGTCGACACGAAGAATCGTGCCCCATTCAGGCCAGTCTTCCAGCATTTCGGAAAAGGTCTGATGGAGCAGGTTTGCCTGCAGATCCGGGTGGTCCAGTCGTTCGCAAATTCGGTAAATCACAGCCTCTTCGAGGGAGTGCTGATTGACGACGGTCGAATACAAGAACGCTGCCAACATCGGATCCCGCTCAGCAGCGAGACGGGCTTCTTCGCGCAGGCTGTCCCAGATCGGGTCTATCGCCTTGAACGATTCCGTGTGGCGCAGTTCTGTCTTGGCGACCATAGTCGCTCTCCTTCATGATCGATCAATGGTTCGAATATAGGGTAATTCCCGGGCGACATAAATGGGTGAGCCACATTTCAGCCACCGGTCGCAAAACAGTCCTATGCTCGCCCGACCTCGCCAAGGAATTCGAGCACGGCCTTCTTGAACACTCGGTCGCCGACCGCCAGCATATGGTCGCGCCCCGGAATGTCGAGCGCCTTTGCCCGCGGCATAAGTGCCGCAAGTTCCTGCGCCGATCCGGCAACCTCGTCCTTCGTTCCGACACCTATCAGTACCGGCACCTCGATGCGGGCCATATCTTCGGGCGACAGAAGATCGCGCGACGTGGCAATACAAGCCGCAAGCGCCTGGCGATCGCTGTTGGTCTGATCGGCAAACGCACGAAACATTCGTCCGCGCGGATGCGTCACGCTCTCCAGCGACGGTGCAAGCAGCGCGTCGGCGATCGGATCCCAGTCTCCGACCCCGGTCACCATGCCTATTCCGAGGCCGCCGAACACAAGCGAGCGCACGCGATCCGGATGCGCCAAAGCCAGGAATGCTGAAATGCGCGCGCCCATGGAATAGCCCATGACATGCGCTTCACCGATCCCGAGATGCACGAGAAGTGCCGCCGCATCCCCTGCCATCTGGTGAGGATGGTAGAGCGAAGGGTCGTACGGCTTGCTGCTCTTTCCATGGCCGCGATTGTCCAGCGCGATAACCCGGTAGCCGGCATCCCCTAGTGTCTTCAACCAGCCCGGATACACCCAGTTGACATTGGCGCTCGAAGCGAAACCGTGAATGAGCAGGATCGAATCTCCCGACGGGTCGCCTTCGTCGAAAAAGGCGATCTCCATTCCCTCATGCACGAAGCGCGAAAATGGCGGTGCGTTTAGATCCATGTCTCATTTCCTGAAGGCGTTCTGTTTTCGGCGCAAACTAGGTTGTAACGCTGCCGCTTGAAACCCCCGGCCCTCCAAAAACCCACAGGCGCGGCATGTTTGCCGCTACACATTTGCGGCAAAGCTCACTATGGTGCCGCCAAATTTACGATCCAAAGACTTGCATTCATCGGAGCATGACATGGCCGGCCACAGCATCCCCCATTTTCAGAATGACGGCGGACACCAGGTGATCGAAATCGGCGTCAAGGAATTCATGTGCACGGGCGCATCCGTTCCCTTCGACCACCCCCACATCTTCATCGACATGGGCGACGACAACGAGAAGGTCTGCCCCTATTGTTCGACGCTCTATCGCTACAACCCTTCGCTGAAGGCAACGGAGACAAATCCTCCGGGATGCCTCTTCACCAGCAAGGCGGCTTAAGTCGTCGCGGTTTACCGGTACGAGATCGATGCAAGACGCTGGTCCGGTCGCGATTGTCGGCGCCGGTATCGCCGGCCTGACGACGGCTCTCTGTCTCGCCCGCCAGGGTTTTGAGACGGAAATATTTGAACAGGCCGACTCTTTGAAAGAGGTGGGCGCCGGTCTGCAATTGTCGCCGAACGCGTCACGCATTCTGATCGAACTCGGTTTGCTCCCTGCCCTTGAAGCCGTCTGGAGCGAGCCGGTTTCTATCGCGCTTCTCGACGGATGCTCGCTGCGCTCGCTTGCAAGCGTGCCGGCCGGATCGTACGCCCGCAACCGCTGGGCGGCTCCCTATGGCGTTCTGCATCGCGCCAGCTTGCAAAAGATCCTGTTCGACGCAGTGGAAGCCGAACCACGTTGCCGCATTCACCTTGGCTGCCGGATCGAGAGCGATCCGGAAGCGGCGATCGATCGCGGGATGACACGACGCCCGTCTGCAATCGTCGGCGCCGATGGGATCTGGTCACGGACAAGAACATCCGTCCCGGGCGCCGGTCCCGTACAGTTCTCGGGCAACATCGCCTGGCGCCTGATGGTGCCGCGCGCGGAGGCGACGCCCCTCCTGTCGGAGGACCGTGTCACGGCCTTTCTCGGCTCGAATGCGCACCTCGTCGCATACCCGATCAAGGAAGTCGGCGGCTTCAACCTTGTCGCGATCGTCGCGGGTAAGGCTGGTGAGAGCGTGTGGATCGGCAAGGATTCCGAGGAGAGACGGCGTGAGCTTGCAACAGCTTTCGATGGCTGGCATCCGAAGCTGTGCGCGCTGCTCACGAGTGCAACCGCAGCGACCTACTGGCCCTTATGCACCGTTGGAAAAGGTGCATGGCACGACGGGAAGAGAACCGTCCTCATCGGCGACGCGGCCCATGCGATGACGCCATTTGCAGCCCAGGGGGCCGCCATGGCGATCGAGGATGCCTGGGAGCTCGCGCACTGCCTCGCCGAAAGCCAGGATATCCCCTCCGCACTTGCGAGATATGATCGCGCGCGAAGGTCGCGGATCGATCGCGTTCGGAAGCGGGCCGCCTTCAACCGCTTCGCCTATCACGCCCGAGGGCCAATCCGTCTCGGGCGCGATCTGGTGCTCGCGCTCAAGGGTTCCGAATCGCTTGCCGCCGACCTTGACTGGCT from Sinorhizobium garamanticum harbors:
- a CDS encoding phasin family protein, translated to MFNFDDANKKSKEAIDVAVKSYSAMTKGFQAIATEAADYSKKSFEDGIAHFEKLANAKSVEAAFELQTNYVKASYEGFVAEATKIGEMYADLAKDAYKPYEAPVAKATSAVKSAAA
- a CDS encoding alpha/beta fold hydrolase, which gives rise to MDLNAPPFSRFVHEGMEIAFFDEGDPSGDSILLIHGFASSANVNWVYPGWLKTLGDAGYRVIALDNRGHGKSSKPYDPSLYHPHQMAGDAAALLVHLGIGEAHVMGYSMGARISAFLALAHPDRVRSLVFGGLGIGMVTGVGDWDPIADALLAPSLESVTHPRGRMFRAFADQTNSDRQALAACIATSRDLLSPEDMARIEVPVLIGVGTKDEVAGSAQELAALMPRAKALDIPGRDHMLAVGDRVFKKAVLEFLGEVGRA
- a CDS encoding FAD-dependent oxidoreductase, translating into MQDAGPVAIVGAGIAGLTTALCLARQGFETEIFEQADSLKEVGAGLQLSPNASRILIELGLLPALEAVWSEPVSIALLDGCSLRSLASVPAGSYARNRWAAPYGVLHRASLQKILFDAVEAEPRCRIHLGCRIESDPEAAIDRGMTRRPSAIVGADGIWSRTRTSVPGAGPVQFSGNIAWRLMVPRAEATPLLSEDRVTAFLGSNAHLVAYPIKEVGGFNLVAIVAGKAGESVWIGKDSEERRRELATAFDGWHPKLCALLTSATAATYWPLCTVGKGAWHDGKRTVLIGDAAHAMTPFAAQGAAMAIEDAWELAHCLAESQDIPSALARYDRARRSRIDRVRKRAAFNRFAYHARGPIRLGRDLVLALKGSESLAADLDWLYGYGAEITMTLGRSDLKS
- a CDS encoding zinc-finger domain-containing protein; translation: MAGHSIPHFQNDGGHQVIEIGVKEFMCTGASVPFDHPHIFIDMGDDNEKVCPYCSTLYRYNPSLKATETNPPGCLFTSKAA
- a CDS encoding DUF3126 family protein, producing the protein MKPEEIRKLEAYFKRTFNQSMVVKARPKKDESAEVYLGDEFLGVVFRDEEDGELSYNFSMAILDIDL
- the cysE gene encoding serine O-acetyltransferase, which gives rise to MVAKTELRHTESFKAIDPIWDSLREEARLAAERDPMLAAFLYSTVVNQHSLEEAVIYRICERLDHPDLQANLLHQTFSEMLEDWPEWGTILRVDIQAVYDRDPACTRFIEPVLYFKGFHAIQTHRLAHWLWKRGRKDFALYLQSRSSSVYQTDINPAARIGRGIFLDHATGLVVGETATIGDNVSILHGVTLGGTGKEGSDRHPKIGDGVLIGAGAKILGNIHIGHCSRVAAGSVVLKPVPPKTTVAGVPAKVVGEAGCSEPSRQMDQILTSFDI